The following is a genomic window from Streptomyces sp. NBC_01381.
CCACAAAACGGCGGATGACGCCAAGGCGGAAAACGCCAAGAAGCAGGCGGAGAACACGGCCTCGTCCCACACGCTTTTGGAAGGGCGGCTCGGGTACCAACTCGAGTCCGCCCTTCTGGTGCGTGCGCTGACCCACCGTTCGTACGCGTACGAGAACGGCGGCCTGCCGACGAACGAGCGGCTCGAGTTCCTCGGGGACTCGGTGCTCGGCCTCGTCGTCACGGACACGCTCTATCGCACCCACCCCGACCTGCCCGAAGGCCAGCTGGCCAAGTTGCGGGCCGCGGTGGTCAATTCGCGTGCGCTTGCGGAGGTCAGTCGCGGCCTCGACCTCGGCTCCTTCATCCGGCTCGGCCGGGGCGAAGAGGGCACGGGTGGCCGGGACAAGGCATCCATCCTCGCCGACACCCTTGAAGCGGTGATCGGTGCGGTCTATCTGGACCAGGGTCTGGACGCGGCGGGCGAGCTGGTGCACCGGCTCTTCGACCCGCTGATCGAGAAGTCCTCGAACCTGGGCGCGGGCCTGGACTGGAAAACCAGCCTCCAGGAGCTCACCGCGACCGAGAGCCTCGGCGTGCCCGAGTACCTCGTCACGGAGAGCGGCCCGGACCACGAGAAGACCTTTACTGCTGCCGCCCGCGTCGGAGGCGTCTCGTACGGCACCGGCACCGGCCGCAGCAAAAAGGAAGCGGAGCAGCAGGCCGCGGAGTCCGCGTGGCGCGAGATTCGCTCCGCTGCGGATGAGCGGATCAAGGCTGCGGAGGCGGCTGCCGCCTCGGCTGACGGGGTTGCGGACGCACCCTCCGTCTGAGCTCTGTTCCACCGTTTTTTGGTGCCGGTCGCCTCTTGGGTGGCCGGCACCAGCTTTTCCCGCCCACCCGCCCGTTATCCCGAAATGGACAAGCGTCATGCCCGAGCTGCCCGAAGTCGAAGTCGTCCGGCGAGGGCTTGAGCGCTGGGTCGCGCATCGGACCGTCATCGAGGTCGAGGTGCTGCACCCGCGTGCCGTGCGGCGGCATCTCGCGGGCGGAGCGGACTTCGCGCACCGGCTCAAGGGGCAGCGTGTCGGTACGGCGATGCGGCGCGGCAAGTATCTCTGGCTGCCCCTCGAGGACAGCGGCACCTCGATCCTCGCCCATCTCGGCATGAGCGGGCAGCTGCTCGTCCAGCCCCAAGAGGCCCCGGACGAGAAGCACTTGAGGATCCGGATGGGCTTCGAGGACACCCTCGGCACCGAGCTGCGCTTCGTCGACCAGCGCACTTTCGGCGGCCTCTCGCTGCACGAGAACACCCCCGACGGACTCCCGGACGTCATCGCGCACATCGCCCGCGACCCGCTGGACCCGCTCTTCGACGACGCGGCCTTCCACGACGCACTGCGCCGACGTCGTACGACGATCAAACGCGCCCTGCTCGACCAGTCGTTGATCAGCGGAGTCGGCAACATCTATGCGGACGAGGCGCTTTGGCGCGCGAAGCTGCACTACGAACGCCCCACCGCCACGTTCACCCGCCCCCGCACGGCCGAACTCCTCGGCCACGTACGGGACGTGATGAACGCGGCGCTCGCCGTCGGCGGCACCAGCTTCGACAGTCTGTACGTGAATGTGAACGGCGAGTCCGGCTACTTCGAGCGGTCGCTCGACGCCTACGGCCGGGAAG
Proteins encoded in this region:
- the rnc gene encoding ribonuclease III translates to MRGTVSSHKTADDAKAENAKKQAENTASSHTLLEGRLGYQLESALLVRALTHRSYAYENGGLPTNERLEFLGDSVLGLVVTDTLYRTHPDLPEGQLAKLRAAVVNSRALAEVSRGLDLGSFIRLGRGEEGTGGRDKASILADTLEAVIGAVYLDQGLDAAGELVHRLFDPLIEKSSNLGAGLDWKTSLQELTATESLGVPEYLVTESGPDHEKTFTAAARVGGVSYGTGTGRSKKEAEQQAAESAWREIRSAADERIKAAEAAAASADGVADAPSV
- the mutM gene encoding bifunctional DNA-formamidopyrimidine glycosylase/DNA-(apurinic or apyrimidinic site) lyase; this encodes MPELPEVEVVRRGLERWVAHRTVIEVEVLHPRAVRRHLAGGADFAHRLKGQRVGTAMRRGKYLWLPLEDSGTSILAHLGMSGQLLVQPQEAPDEKHLRIRMGFEDTLGTELRFVDQRTFGGLSLHENTPDGLPDVIAHIARDPLDPLFDDAAFHDALRRRRTTIKRALLDQSLISGVGNIYADEALWRAKLHYERPTATFTRPRTAELLGHVRDVMNAALAVGGTSFDSLYVNVNGESGYFERSLDAYGREDEPCRRCGTTMRRRPWMNRSSYFCPRCQRPPRSAS